The sequence below is a genomic window from Lolium perenne isolate Kyuss_39 chromosome 4, Kyuss_2.0, whole genome shotgun sequence.
AATAACAATGAAAATTTTGAGCTAATGCATAATTCTACGCAACCATAGGACGAAAATATCGACTGCCATACCAAATTTCATTGAAATTTCACTAACAATCAGACGAAATAACAGCTAGGAGAGTGAAAATCGGGCCAAATATCGGCTAAAATGCAGTAAATCGGCTGAAATATCGGTGGCGCGACAAATTATCCGATATGCTGAAATCTTATCAGCGACCACCTGATTCACGATAAATCGACCGATAAATCGATATCTCGGCCGATTTTTTGAACAATGCTATACGAGACAGGCTAGGCAGGCTATATACATAAATTTCGTGTATATTATGTTTACACATGCACTAATAAAAAATGAGACGGTCGTCGCAACGCACAACCATTTAGCTATATTATTATATATATTCCTAAGTTATTACTGTATCTTTTGttgttccgcagcaacgcgcgggcatacgGCTAGTATAGTAAAAATCGGTATAAATATTCTAGTGTCAAACAAATAAGAACACAAGAGGCAGGACCGCACAAATAAGCGGGTGAAACACAGGTAAAACCTGCCCCCCACATTCACCTACTCATGTCCCTCTTCCGTCATTGATCTCCTATCTTTTTCTTCCACAATTCTGGTACGGTTCACACACATAAAACTGAAACTACTGCCATAGCTAGTGACAGCGACTTCTCCATATATGCAATCTCTAGCATGGTGATTTGCACCTTCCTTGCATTTTGGACCTAAATGGCAGTATGGCACACACGTGTGATTTGTATAGGGGAGAGAAGTTTAGGAGGACCAACTGAAGTGTTTTTTTAGAACCATCGTTCCTATAGAAAGATCCAGAACTAAAAGAAAAAAACAAATCAGAGCCGTCGGAGGCCCTTCTAGATCCTGACTCAGGCGACGAATCGGAGCCATCGGTGGCGTGCCGCTGCTCCGCCTCAGGCCTTGGATTGGAGCCAGCCTCGTGGCAGCGAGGAAGTCGCCGATCACCGGATCCATAGATCCTACTCGCTGGAACATTGTTGTCGTCGCAATGGAAGTCAACACCTTCTTCACCTTCATCTATCAATACGGGTCGGGGCACAACGAGCACGCCGGATCCGTAGATCGGCATACTCAGGAAAGTCAGTCGCCACACGAAGGAGCTCCGGGGAGCGCCGCCGTGAAAGGGGAAGCAGACCAACAGCAAAACCCGCATGGACAccgcctccacctccatggcGTTGCCGAACAGTGTCCTACCAAGCCCTAGGCAATATACAAACCTGGATCCACGGTTTTCCCAACCTCCCGCAGCCGAAGCGGCCGCCAGAGGCAGAGGAAACCGTGAATCACTGACGAGTGAGGTCGGTTGACAGGAGGTTCTCAGAAATCGCCTCTCTCGCTACAGTGACCGGAGAGAGGAGCGTGTTAGCTCAATGAATAAAGCTATATCTAAGCACCCAAGTGGTACATAGCTATGGTTTTAGTAGTTGAGCTCGATTCTTCTTGTGGATTTAGTTTAGCTAGAAGCAAAGGCAgaggtgcaaaaaaaaaaaaaacctgtgAACGCAATTTAATATGGAACATTTTTTTCTTATTAATCAGTATGTGTCATCATCCGTGACAACCGTACGTACATGCGTAATGTAACCACCGTATGTGGTACTATGCCCAGGgtattttttttgagaaacacagtacaaacgtaggcgctcacatacacgcgcatacactcacccctatgaacgcacacacgcacaccctacccctatgagcacctccggaagactgagccggcggattggatcttgaaattgacgaagtcaccacaggcgcctcgctgtcgacgggaacgtcgcctcccactgaatgaatattccgcctttatgagacacacagatgtcaaacctgagatttgaactctggtgggctaggggtacaaccaccctcctaaccacccaacctcaggttggttctctacTATGCCCAGGGTTTGATAGCTAGTATTACATCGTTGCTTTCTTGAGTCGAATCTCCAACTAATATGGAGTATTCATCATATAAGTTTCATTCATATATATGCATGCTTCGTCGATTGACTTCAAAGAGGTACTATTGCAGCTGACCGATAACCTTCGATCCCTGCCTTCTCGAGTATTGACTGTTATGAAGCTGCAGAAAAACAAAGACAAAAGAACTAGTGAATTTGCTAGAAGACTAGCTATACGTAAGAGAAACTTTGCATGGTCTGCTTATTACCTGGATGGATCAGGCCGACGGCGCCGGGCAAACGTACAGCGGCGGCACCTCACGGCCGTTGGCGCAGGTGTCCATGATGTCCTGTGGCAGGGAGAGGCCGCAGAGGTCGCCGATGAGGGAGAATGCGCGGTCGTTGGGGATGTCGACGCCGATGGCACGCTCGAGGGTGTGGTTGACGATGTGGCAGAGGCACGCCGCCTGGTCCTGGATGATGCCGCCCATACCCTCGCAGCACCCCTGCGGCGCCTCCGACATACCAGCGTCCTTGAAGAAGGCCAGGCACGGGCTCAGCGCCAGAAGCGATCCCACGCACGTCGCCGACGCGTCCTGCCTCGCCGGCCAAATCTTCTTAGGGAGGGGCTCCGACGACGCGATGTTCTTCGCCGCGTCGGCCGCCGTGGCGATGACGAGGGCcagcaggaggaggagcgcgGCGGTGCAGGCCTTGTTGGACGACGCCATTCTAGTTGTTGGCTACGATCGGAGGGATTAACTAAGCACGTAGGATTATTGAGTTGGCTTGTGATGCCTGTGTGGGTTTAGAGATGCTCGCGGATTCATCTATTTATAAGGCAGAATGTGCAACCATCGATCTGTTAGTTTGTTTAACGTTCCGATCTTACGCGCCACACGAAGATGGTGTGAATTGCCGCGATCAAAGCATTTTCTAACTCTGTATTTCCGTCttaactactactactactactactactactacttcaCATTTTCTGGTTCAGTTAACACCAAGAACTTGAAGACGACTAAAAAGGGAAGCGGACCACATATGTTTAGCTGTTGAGCTTAAGGGGGTGTCTGGTATCAGAACACTACTGATTAATTGCTGGCTTGCTGGTCACTGATGAAGAATATTTTTTGGTCTAATTTTGTGCAGCAATGAACAGAAGTGTACCGGCAAAATGAACTTCTGGAAAGAAAATGCACGCTATATGCATGCATCGTGTTTCAAGCGATTATTTCGTGGGTGCATGAGACAAGTGATGATCGTTGGTGGTGCTGCTGTGGACGAAACCAGTTCACCAGGTTGGTGGTGACGTGGGTGGTGTCAACATGAAGCAAGCATGTCACATTGCCTTGAATTAATCGCGATATTATGGAAAAGTTCTTTTTTCTTATGCTATAAAATAGAATTTTATCAACTATGAAAATGTCTATTTACGTTTTTAGCCTCTCGGCTAGGGTCTAGTGCTCCGGCGGCGGCTCTGTCTCCACCATGAGGTCGGATCAACCCCGTCTATTTCTACCCCTGTAAAATAGCAAAAAACCTCGCATCTTGATCCATCACTAGTACTGATCGGGCCTTTTAAGGCCCCACATGGCACACGAGAGAAAATTTTCGTGCGTTCCGTGGAAAAATGTTGACGTCCGAAAATTTCAACCGCCAGCCAGCCCGTAACCCACCCCGCAACAAAAACATAGCACATAGTCCGCAGAAATGGAAGCTTGTGTGATATAACCGAAAGGATCATATGGCACCTAGAGGggcgggggtgaataggtgctaatcaaattttaatttcttttcaatttaggcttgatagAAAAGTAAATTCTCTCGATATGCAACTATATGAATTTTACTTATATGACAAGATGCAAGCAACAACGCAAGATACAAGATACGAGTAGTAAGGAGTGGTAAAAGGATAGAGATAACCGAGATAGGAGCACGTGGAGACACAATGGTTGATTCCAGTTGTTCCTTCCTTTTGAGGGTAAGTACATCTACGTTGGAGGGGTGTGGCGTCACAAATGCCTACCaacaccacaaaggcctcaccctatTTTCCGGTGAGCAAACCACAAAGGTTAACTCACGCTCTACTAAGTGGTAGCCTTGAAGGTGGCAACTGGAACCTTTACACCAAGCATGGAGCACATATCCACAACTAAATTGAAAGCTCCCAAATGATGCCCTCGAAGCTTTACACAAAGAACtagtgatatgtctcaaacgtatctataatttttgatgcttcatgcttgttttacaccaattcatatatgttttgtttacacttagtTGCAGTTTTACATGAttgtcggcactaacctattaacaagataccacagtgccaattccttgttttctgttgtttttgtacttcagaaaagttatacatgaaatattctcgaaattggaagaaaaaaaaccgaagtcaatattttaccgaaacgaagacgaagtccggaggggGATGAAAGAGGCAccacagggtggccagacctgcccttggcgcggcctgggcccgcgcGAAGGGAAGTTGTGGGcccccaggcaccccaccgacctaaaacctctgcctatttatacatcttctcgggaaaacgctggatacccgagcctccatccacgaaaagttccgtcgcggccgccagcgcagaacccatctcggggggttctgaagctcttcccggcaccctgccggagggggaaatcatcgccggaggcatctacatcgccatgcccgcctccgaagtgatgcgttagtagttcatccttggactatgggtccatagcggtaactagatggttgtcttatccaatttgtgcttcatgtatagatcttgtgagctgccttacatgatcaagatcatccttatgtaatcctacatgttgtgtttgctgggatccgatggatattgcatagtatgttgaggtcgattatatattcatgtcatatgttatttgtgatcttgcatgctctccgttgctagtggatactctggccaagtagatacttgtgacttcaagagggggtatttatgctcgatagtaggttcatgcctctagttttcttggagagtgacaataacttctaagatggtagatgtgatgttgctactagggagaaaacaacaatattttatccaagggtaattctattgtttactttacacgcattgcttaatgcgataatatgttgcttgaaacttaatactgaaagtggttcagacgataaccggaaggtggattattagtcatagaggcagttggattacggtctatgtattatgttgtaatgcccaatcaaatttcatagtaatcatcttgtcttgtatggtcgatattatgtcaattgcccagctgtaatttgttcacccaacaagctatttatctttatggagagacatctctagtgaactgtggaccttttCCTTTACACTaataaattcatctactgcaatcatgttctgtttactttctgcaaacatctatttccactcgatacgtctaatcctttatgTTCACAAaaatggtgagattgacaacctcactgcaagttggggcaaagtactttggttgtattgTGTGCAGGTTTCACATTGTTGCTGGCGCTGGTAGTGCAtcttgccactagtcagctagcaacaccttcttaagtcacgcctttctcatactggtcgattaaaccttggtttcgtactgagagaaaacttgctgttgtgctcatcacaccttcctcttgaggtTTCCCAGCCACTTCCACAACAACCGCCACCAAGATTatctggcgccatcaccggagcaccaccAAGATTTTCTgatgccattgccggggagaaatAGGATttttgcaaggggagtctctcatctccaatctctttactttgttatagatttcttagtttattttattttatcttgttttgtttgctttatcatatcaaaaacacaaaaaatagttacgtTTATAGctgtctttatatcaaaaacacaaaaaattagtttcttaCATAGTTGTCATTTTGTTTCTAGTTCATTATGTTGATTCCTAAGTACGATCTCAAGGACCTATTTGTAGGTAGTGGTTCTATAATTGGGAAACATGACACTGAAAAATTATTCAATCATGCTAGTAAGCATAAATATATCGAGGATAAATctctggtagaacttgctcctaattatgaaactgCTGCAGCTTGTTTAGTTCAAATGCTGGAGGCTAGATTTGTTAGCCTTAATCCATTTATGCAGCAAATGTTTCTTAAACTCCATGAAATTGAGGATGATGAAAAGAAAGACTTTATCCTAGAAACTTTGCTTAGAGAATTTAAAGATGTTGTTAtagaagctaggaaagtttttGACCGGTTTGAGAAGCTAGGCTCATGTATAGATATCTTTGGTACACTTGACCAAACCAAAAATAGTAGATAAGGTAAAATACCAATACCTTTCAAATTAGTAACAATGCATGAAGCTTGGGAAAATAATTTTGATTGGACTGTTCCTGAAAATCCATTTGATGAAAGTAGTGAACCTAAAAGTGCAGAGAAATGGTCTTCTAAGACTCATATTCATAAAATACAAATCTTTTTTGAAAAGACTTCTCGCATTGATCTTAATTCtccttcacttgataatacttgatgctcgcaCTTATTCTGCGCctggctgaaaggcgttaaagaaaagtactcttgggagataacccatgtaattTACTATaaattttcttttgttgagtcttggaagttattacctctataATAACATgttcttatcatttttattttgtttttgtgccaagaatagcctctaataggaagaaagtaagattttggGGAAGTtgatgcctgaaaacagattctatgatgtcaccataaaaatttgtaaaaatagccagagcggaattttgagctgtcattgtttatgcatatgccccggttattatctaactttctttagttgaccacttttcgagatgagcaacagaggattttcaaaaaaatcgatctttacctgttgttccGTTTTGACAAATTTTTgctctatttgcatttgcctcttaaatctctttctttttgagttcttttgatcaaagagctttttaaagatttgctacagtagctaatgctttaatagatgtttgatatatgttagtactgaaccCAAGTGAAATtgattattttgattgtactaatgctgctaatacaaaattgtgtgaaattttgtatgaagaaagttttcaagtatATGGAGAGAATAATGATGTGATAAGATGAAGAATgggcaaaagctcaagcttggggatgcccctgcaccccaataaatattcaagaggtacaagcgtcaaagtttggggatgcccaaggcatcccctcttcatcaacaaattaacatgtcatctctctatgcgctatatttttattgctgcatacgctatgtgttgttcttggagcgtctttatttttgttttttgttttgtttcgttTTTTGCTGTAGAatatgttggatcccggcacattttttttggagaaagagccgctccattttaattgcatagaatgctctagttttcgctgttattgttctacgagtgttctagttttctggtactgcatttagctcttgttctttcacttgaattttgttcagatcTTGTTAATATTATTTATTTGTGTATGATTATCTCTCTGGTCCATAACAAATTTCATCTCTGAGATTTATTTCAAATCagctgattggtgttggatacgagtaaaatatttcgtgactatagtgatgcaaaaagaagcttgtctagactgtggcatagactttagcatgtcatgttggatgttatttttgtcatatgcttagtacttATTGTTGtaacatgacttgtctcaaatggctgagagtgcataatgtgtcattgaaagaatcatgtgttgtttccatcataaaagcataatgttgtggtattctcctttgatgctttattgggttgacttggcacatgcttataccatgttatgactataaccagtcaactaaagcctctatgatcatttagtttttaacttgtaatattactttatgctttgatttatAATTTTTTATTGATATGCATGATTatagccattattgctctcttagttggtccctcccagtcttttgctagccttcgcctatactgagtatgaactctactcgtgcatccaatcaCCATGAaatagtttgccaattgtgtccaccatatctacctagtagcattattgatattctaagtatattcatcatgtttttatttatcttccaaattaaattttggcatgagaaaaaattagtcagtaaagctctcacgaacttgatggcacatttactttcttgcacttaataaacttgatcattgtgcctatcttatgaattttatatgtttgcaaattgcgagttgggagttagtataaccatgctttcatggggaacattTTCGACATTGTACTTATATTTAGTTAATGTCATGTTCttatgtttatggatgcctagcggtgcgaaataaaatggaaacttataagtccatggagtttgtatatgagttagagaaatgactgggccgctaatctaagccatgcatcattcatggtggaaatttacatctaagccatagtgagcattctatgaagcatttgcaataaaaaTCTATacccatattaaataaaaaattgttgagatgctcactgtctgtttgtattgtcattttggcatgggattgctcttacaagagtacctccatatcatcgggcaagaggtaccccgtttacggttctcaatgatacatgtatacttacaatgacaagaacgtatttgggacctaagttgagtagcatgaggtttaggtactcacattcaaggggcatgagattttcaacttgtgatttgcaagcatatagctcattttttactcacatta
It includes:
- the LOC127348894 gene encoding non-specific lipid-transfer protein C6-like — encoded protein: MASSNKACTAALLLLLALVIATAADAAKNIASSEPLPKKIWPARQDASATCVGSLLALSPCLAFFKDAGMSEAPQGCCEGMGGIIQDQAACLCHIVNHTLERAIGVDIPNDRAFSLIGDLCGLSLPQDIMDTCANGREVPPLYVCPAPSA